The Arachis ipaensis cultivar K30076 chromosome B07, Araip1.1, whole genome shotgun sequence genome includes a window with the following:
- the LOC110265086 gene encoding zinc finger BED domain-containing protein DAYSLEEPER-like — MKEVFALRRRIQQYRDDDDLSISLMASKMKAKYNKYWGNAKTINMLLLIAVVLDPCHKLDYVEWCLVNSFGAEVGGELKTKLSSCLHSLYNLYQGADEGNQDDTLSQPSPSDKAKDIYDMGLYRRSTGRKSNLKSELDRYLNEDCEPDDKPLDILGWWKVNYFCM, encoded by the coding sequence ATGAAAGAAGTGTTTGCTCTTAGAAGGAGGATTCAACAATATCGTGATGATGATGATTTGAGCATAAGTCTTATGGCAAGTAAGATGAAAGCAAAATACAACAAGTATTGGggaaatgcaaaaactattaacATGTTGTTGTTAATTGCCGTAGTTCTAGATCCTTGCCATAAGTTGGATTATGTTGAATGGTGCCTAGTTAATTCTTTTGGTGCGGAAGTGGGCGGTGAATTGAAGACAAAGTTGTCTTCTTGTCTTCATTCactttataatttatatcaaggTGCAGATGAAGGAAACCAAGATGATACCCTCTCCCAACCGAGTCCAAGTGACAAAGCCAAAGACATTTATGATATGGGGTTATATCGCCGATCAACCGGTCGCAAATCCAATCTTAAATCTGAGCTTGATCGTTATTTGAATGAAGACTGTGAGCCAGATGATAAGCCTTTGGATATTCTTGGATGGTGGAAGGTTAACTatttttgtatgtaa